One window from the genome of Cottoperca gobio chromosome 15, fCotGob3.1, whole genome shotgun sequence encodes:
- the tmem14a gene encoding transmembrane protein 14A, protein MAVDWIGFCYALAIAFGGYMGYTRKGSVMSLMAGIVFGGLSAYGAYNVSADPKDIKVSLLTSGVLSLVMGMRYKRSGKLLPAGIMSGLSLLMVFRLLLLLMV, encoded by the exons ATGGCAGTGGACTGGATTGGATTTTGCTATGCTTTAGCCATCGCCTTTGGAGGATATATGGGTTACACGAGAAAAG GCAGTGTGATGTCCCTGATGGCTGGTATAGTTTTTGGTGGGTTATCTGCTTATGGTGCATACAACGTCTCTGCTGACCCAAAGGACATCAAGGTCTCATTGC ttaCCTCGGGAGTCCTGTCACTCGTGATGGGAATGAGATACAAGAGATCTGGAAAACTATTGCCTGCTGGCATTATGTCAGGACTAAG CTTGTTGATGGTGTTTCGACTGCTACTACTCCTCATGGTGTGA